One Trichoderma atroviride chromosome 7, complete sequence DNA segment encodes these proteins:
- a CDS encoding uncharacterized protein (EggNog:ENOG41) yields MDTLIQPQNTFVHPTSLLDSSCILGHNVKIGPFCHVGSNVTIGDGTELVSNVTILSSTSLGKNCKVYPYAVLGGPPQDKKYSGENTALVIGNKTIIREFVSIHIGTADGDGITRVGNRCYIMTNVHIGHDCQIDDDVVLATGAGLAGHVSVGRGAIVSGQAGIHQFCRIGQLAFVGGGSMVTRDVLPFSTVIGNRAMTVGLNDEGLRRREWPSERISVLRTAFVTFLNKGDKGLESYLKQLSNSVDVQVLLDFIKGSSRNICPPKVDLKANLAKL; encoded by the coding sequence ATGGACACACTTATACAACCTCAAAATACCTTTGTCCATCCCACGAGCCTACTCGACAGCAGCTGTATCCTCGGACACAACGTCAAAATTGGCCCTTTTTGCCATGTTGGATCTAATGTGACTATTGGAGATGGCACAGAGCTTGTCTCCAACGTAACGATTCTATCGTCAACGTCACTAGGCAAGAACTGCAAAGTATATCCATATGCTGTCTTGGGTGGACCGCCGCAAGACAAGAAGTACTCTGGTGAAAACACTGCTCTAGTCATTGGGAACAAAACCATCATCAGGGAGTTTGTGTCAATACATATAGGCACAGCTGACGGAGACGGTATTACGCGTGTCGGAAACCGATGTTATATAATGACCAACGTCCACATCGGCCACGACTGCCAGATTGATGACGATGTGGTGCTCGCTACCGGAGCTGGGTTAGCTGGTCACGTCTCTGTTGGCAGAGGTGCCATTGTTTCTGGACAAGCTGGCATTCATCAATTTTGTCGGATTGGTCAGCTGGCATTTGTCGGCGGAGGAAGTATGGTCACCAGGGatgttttgcctttttctacCGTTATCGGAAACAGAGCGATGACAGTAGGCTTGAATGATGAAGGGTTGAGACGGCGGGAATGGCCATCTGAGAGGATCTCAGTCCTGAGAACCGCGTTTGTGACCTTTCTGAATAAGGGAGATAAAGGTTTGGAGAGCTACTTGAAACAGTTGTCAAACTCTGTCGATGTGCAAGTGTTGCTTGACTTTATAAAAGGCTCATCAAGGAATATTTGTCCACCAAAAGTAGATTTGAAAGCAAATTTGGCTAAATTATAG